A single genomic interval of Babylonia areolata isolate BAREFJ2019XMU chromosome 26, ASM4173473v1, whole genome shotgun sequence harbors:
- the LOC143300596 gene encoding uncharacterized protein LOC143300596 encodes MAAADSRTCSTVETPSRLILFFPESTPPSLTTFLPTFPLSKPVRERLVLGRSSAADVRLNDERMSRAYAALWHDGNDPFVFRVSNLSERKLVTVDGAALRFQEEAEVRDGSVLVLDFLEFKAKVSVGDVVACSYEVSFAKNVIMSPVSVKPAGGKCWVLPRRDDGDPPVPSPYRATPCRSPPESCASQAVGPLLTCLRSGSVDSGVGSTVCRAWSHLASRRCCESAGVEYEQADNIVTMSQGCSCAGNEDSSWSPSPPPPPPVNSVRELSLNIPLQRSPPSTVQAEAPHSATKPCSRPRRVSDHQTSPLPPPCRSRNGLSCWLNIRSEPSVPQPQKRKPENDQELSVLAQRLQDKLVFSKQKVCPSCGGCGEGSARPTTLQLGPTAAMEPTLTLTMPDMVPLTSAEGRRSPVEDAEWDTDDPNINSYMG; translated from the coding sequence ATGGCGGCTGCTGACTCCCGCACGTGCAGCACTGTGGAGACCCCGAGCCGTCTGATTCTCTTCTTCCCAgaatccacccctccctccctcaccaccttcctccccaccttccccctcagcAAGCCCGTCAGAGAGCGGCTGGTGTTAGGCAGGAGCAGCGCCGCTGACGTCCGCCTGAATGACGAACGGATGTCACGTGCCTACGCCGCGCTGTGGCATGACGGGAATGATCCTTTCGTCTTCCGAGTCAGCAACCTCAGCGAGCGGAAGCTGGTGACGGTAGATGGCGCTGCGTTGCGCTTCCAGGAGGAAGCGGAAGTCAGGGACGGAAGCGTGCTTGTCCTGGACTTCCTGGAGTTCAAGGCCAAGGTCAGTGTCGGGGACGTGGTGGCCTGCAGCTACGAGGTCAGCTTCGCGAAGAACGTCATCATGTCTCCGGTGTCCGTGAAGCCCGCGGGTGGGAAATGTTGGGTACTTCCTCGCCGAGACGACGGAGACCCCCCTGTGCCTTCCCCGTACAGGGCCACGCCATGTCGGTCACCACCGGAGAGCTGTGCGAGCCAGGCGGTCGGCCCACTGCTGACCTGTCTCCGCTCGGGGAGCGTGGATTCAGGGGTGGGATCCACAGTATGCAGAGCATGGAGTCACCTCGCCTCCAGAAGGTGCTGTGAGAGTGCGGGCGTGGAGTACGAGCAGGCAGATAACATCGTCACCATGTCGCAGGGCTGTTCCTGTGCGGGCAACGAGGATTCTTCCtggtccccctctcctcctcctcctcctccagtgaaCTCGGTCAGAGAATTGTCGCTGAACATCCCCCTTCAAAGGTCTCCTCCGTCCACTGTGCAGGCCGAGGCACCCCACTCTGCAACCAAACCGTGCAGTCGGCCGCGTCGTGTGTCTGACCACCAAACatcccctctaccaccaccctgTAGGTCAAGAAACGGCCTGTCCTGCTGGCTCAACATCAGATCCGAACCATCCGTGCCACAGCCACAGAAAAGGAAGCCAGAAAACGACCAGGAACTGTCGGTACTGGCGCAGCGTCTGCAGGACAAGCTTGTGTTCTCCAAACAGAAGGTGTGCCCGTCTTGTGGAGGCTGTGGCGAGGGTTCTGCCAGACCAACTACCCTGCAGCTGGGGCCTACTGCAGCAATGGAAccgaccctgaccctgaccatgCCGGACATGGTACCTCTGACGTCAGCGGAGGGGCGCAGGTCACCCGTGGAGGACGCGGAGTGGGACACTGACGACCCCAACATCAACTCTTACATGGGATGA